One region of Eupeodes corollae chromosome 1, idEupCoro1.1, whole genome shotgun sequence genomic DNA includes:
- the LOC129943508 gene encoding lysosomal Pro-X carboxypeptidase: MLKIFGLTLLGSVLILITSASDNAKAKYSWKEKYLDNVPVDHFNYVTDATFSMRYLINDEYSKNDNTTPILFYCGNEGDIELFAQNTGFIWENAQQLSALIIFAEHRYYGKSLPFKNASFDSPQHFGFLTAEQALADYAQLLNEITGGANDRPVIAIGGSYGGMLAAWFRMKYPQTVTGALAASAPIWQFKDLTPCDIFTKIVTSVFKTSLSSNCSDNIKKSWNVLKNFASNDTGRSELNSRFKFCKGQEITKPDDIEEFFDYLEDVYGNLAMANYPYANEFLAPLPAYPVRQFCFYLSQTYDKDKELLEALQSALSVYYNFNGESKCLDYKSAYSPALGGSAWDIQTCNEMVMPMCSKDDGNMFRKKDWDFKAYSDKCFKKFKIRPREDEILIRFGGRHIESYGKIIFSNGLLDPWSGGGVLKTTNDDITIIIIPEGAHHLDLRGAMPEDPISVIEARKREIRIIKSWIADFYSTKLKERRRFRI, translated from the exons ATGCTCAAAATATTCGGACTTACTCTTCTTGGTTCGGTTTTAATCTTGATAACTTCAGCTAGTGATAATGCAAAAGCAAAATATTCCTGGAAAGAAAAATACCTGGACAATGTTCCAGTTGATCATTTCAATTACGTGACAGATGCTACTTTTTCAATGcg CTATTTGATTAATGATGAATATTCGAAGAATGATAATACGACTCCGATCCTATTTTATTGTGGCAATGAGGGTGACATTGAACTCTTTGCCCAAAACACGGGCTTCATATGGGAGAATGCACAACAATTAAGCGCATTAATCATATTTGCCGAACATCGTTATTACGGAAAGTCGTTGCCATTTAAGAATGCCTCCTTCGATAGTCCACAGCATTTTGGATTTCTTACAGCTGAACAAGCTCTGGCCGACTATGCTCAGCTTTTGAATGAGATTACAGGTGGTGCAAATGACAGACCGGTTATTGCCATTGGTGGGTCATATGGAGGAATGTTAGCAGCATGGTTCCGGATGAAGTATCCGCAAACTGTGACGGGAGCACTAGCGGCATCAGCACCAATTTGGCAATTTAAAG aTCTGACACCATgcgacatttttacaaaaattgtaacttCTGTTTTTAAGACATCGCTGAGTTCAAATTGTAGCGATAATATAAAGAAATCTTGGAATGTTCTCAA AAATTTTGCATCGAATGACACTGGACGGTCGGAGCTTAATTCGAGGTTTAAATTTTGCAAGGGCCAGGAAATTACTAAGCCCGATGACATCGAAGAATTTTTTG acTATTTGGAAGACGTTTACGGTAATCTGGCCATGGCCAACTACCCCTATGCAAATGAATTCTTAGCTCCATTACCTGCTTATCCGGTTCGTCAATTCTGTTTCTACTTGTCTCAGACCTATGACAAGGATAAGGAACTTCTAGAG GCACTTCAAAGCGCATTGAGtgtttattataatttcaatGGGGAATCCAAGTGTCTAGATTACAAATCGGCCTATTCTCCAGCTTTGGGAGGTTCAGCTTGGGATATTCAGACATGCAATGAAATGGTTATGCCGATGTGTTCCAAAGACGATGGCAATATGTTTCGGAAGAAAGATTGGGACTTTAAAGCCTATTCAGataaatgttttaagaaattcaaaattcgacCCAGGGAAGATGAGATTTTGATACGTTTTGGTGGGAGACACATTGA atcatATGGCAAGATAATTTTCAGCAATGGTCTTCTTGATCCATGGAGCGGTGGTGGTGTACTTAAGACCACAAATGATGATATTACAATCATAATTATACCCGAAGGAGCACATCATTTGGATTTGCGAGGAGCAATGCCTGAG gatCCGATATCAGTAATCGAGGCAAGGAAACGTGAAATTCGAATTATCAAATCTTGGATTGCAgatttttattcaacaaaactaaaagaaagaagaagatttaggatttag